The Cydia splendana chromosome 2, ilCydSple1.2, whole genome shotgun sequence nucleotide sequence gtcacatttttgacgtaaaatgcttaaatatGGCAACAAGTTAGTATGGAATTtatttagttccattttatttaatttcttctattttatgtcgcactataagtGTCCCAAATGAAAGGAATACTTACTAAACTCTTTGGGGATgagtaaagttttttttgttcttgTTTACTGACAAAACGCTTCAATCTGAGAATATACGTTGCATTAACTAAACGTGTCCTGTCTCACGTCAAACGTCACTGTCAGTGGCAAAACTTAgcaatatttttaatgcaaTGTACGACGTAGAATAgctatttttttcacaaaataTCAAAGCTTATTACGATATCACACGTTATTAATCTTTGTTTTAGTGCTAGTAACTCGCGTCAGTGCCTTGGGTATATAAATAATCCATAGTACCAATTTATTGTATCTTTAATACCTACTTTCCCGTACGAAAACAAAATTGATCTTTTTGGATTCAAAACCTTTCATCAGATCTAATTGAAGGCACGGATATGGATTACGTGACTGCGTTAAAGATTTTAGTTATCGGAGAGAGTGGTGTAGGCAAATCTAGGTGAGTTGTATCAGGATGTTAATTGTATTTTTTGGACAAAGGAGTGTGTATTGCTAGAGCAAGGTTACCATGACTCATTATCGTATCATAACGTTATTTAAGCACCTCGCGaatcattttattctaaaattttGGGAAGCATAATATAAATTCTATTGTAATTTATGAGTTATTACTTATTTTACACTCTGTTgtctatcctcctaaggcccaagatcctacctatagtacttattcagtttgatgaaatttaaatctttttcaattggaacagagttgtatttgttttgttgcattcaatttttaaacaaaaccaaaatcaactctattccctgcactaaaggttcaaatttcagtggcaaattctggACTTTTCATTTGTGTGACTGGGCCTGTTGACGCTATAGGTAACCTTATAACCTTTGAAATAGTTCTAAATCTCCATGTTCAGCTAGTTTTTACACTTGTTATGAGATTTTAGCAGCTCTTCTATGTCAAAAACTCGGTAATCATTTCATCACCCATGCTTcatgttaatttttattgttaataaacaataaaaacacaaacaaaTCAGCCTAGTTTGGGTTCCGCCAGACATTTCTTTTATGTAAAAATTGTACtgtttaacaataaaaaatattttgtttttgtttgtttttttgttaATCCTGTTTCAAAAACTAACCAATTAGTACTATTTATCAACAGTATCATCTTGGCATTTACAACTGGTGACTACAATGCGTCATTCCCGGCCACCATAGGAGTGGACTACAAATGCAAGATCATGGAAGTGAACGGAGTTAAGGTGAAGTTAGGCATATGGGACACAGCTGGCCAAGAACGCTATAGGACACTGACTTCGAGTTTCTACAGGTACTACAACCTATTTACATTTTCATCAATATACAGCAAAACTGATTATAATTGTTACCGACTGATGGCAGTTCAAAACAGACAAGGGTGAGCTGTTTGCCTTATAATATGACGTAAGATGTAAATAGTTAAAATAGCTCACCCTCTCTGACCTCTGATTATGTGCATTTTCTACTTCAAAGGTTGATGACCTGTGGAACTATTATCAAATGCTGTGGAACTATTATCAAATGAGCCATTGATATTTGGAGTTGGAGTAAATTTCAAACATTGTTTACAAGCTTGTATTTCTTCACATATCTTGGTCCATGTTACTATAGCTTGACAAATTTGTATGTGAAACTCCCATGGATGAGAAACATGCAGTGTGTGGCGGGGACTGACGGCTCCGATGCCCGCACACTTCATTTCACGAGTGTCACATACAAAGCTGTTAAAGCTATAAGTTATCCCTACCCTAAATGACTGTATTGTGCAGTCAGCATGTCAGATGGTGCAGGCtaacagccatattcgaactttaagatacatcaaataatagatatggaaacgatatgtcaaacaagtgtcaaaagtgaggtttctacaaacaaaaacgtcacttttgacacttgtttgacactgacatatccaatctatattgtttccatatctattatttgatgtatcttaaagttcgaatatggctgtaaCTTGCAAATAGCAAGATGTAAAGTATGTAAACAAATAATGTCGCCTTGTTGCAGAGAAGCGCATGGTGCTATATTAGTGTATGATGTATCAGAGCCAAAGACACTAGCTAAGCTAAAGGAGTGGGTGGAAGAGCTGCAGGTCTACTCTACCAAGAAGAACATAGTTTGTTTAGTTGTTGGCAATAAGATTGACAAGGTAAGGCTGATTCTGTACATTAGTATTTTTCATACATCTcgttaatattatacataatgtAGTTTGTAACaagaaaaaaagcataaaatTGGAATCTTACGTAAACTTTATATTCATTATTACTTGTTTTAACTGTAAGTATAaagtcatttatttacaaacaagatatatacagtggtattactaaaataaattaataactagcttaaatctaataCTTGTTTAGGTATACTAGTTTTGTATACATAAATCTGTGTAAATTTACACTTAAGCTAGGTGCAAGGTGTGTATGACAACCTATGAGAGTTTTTATCACAatacaaatttaatttttattattataattttatagtgATAACAGCTGTCATATGCACTTATTTATTATGCATAAAAGTTCCATGTCTGAAAAATTATCTACATCTATTTTATACTTACATGGAAAAATGAGAACCATTTTCTTCTTTTCCAAAATggaaaaaattatttattaatattgtcTTCAGCTACTGCATTAGTTACTCAAcaaataaaactatttgaatataaatattgcgtaatataattcaatttattcataATCTTGTCATATTGTTTGTTGTCTAAAATTTTATCTAGTATTTTTCATCGTTCAGGCTCGGCAAGTGACCAGGGAAGCTGGGCAGGAGTTTGCACAAAAGCATAGAATGCTCTTCATTGAGAGCAGTGCCAAGACCCAGGAAGGTATCAACTTGGCATTCGAGGAGCTAGTACAAAAGGTAAGTGTCTAATTTAGGGACAATAGCATAGTTCCACATTGTTTTATGATAGCTTGTGATATGAGATTATTGTCAatatattttttccttttttattgtaGGACGTACCACATTATTACAATCTATAAATCGTAAATACAGATGATGTATGTACTCCTCCTATATCTTGTTCTTGGAGTATGTGGATGTGGGTTCGATtcccacgttggccagagttgatcattgttgattttttcattgtgattgacatctcgctgccccaatattacagggttctatgtttcacttttatctaactgaaatttgaacattgtcattaagtcgaatttcaactatcttgaaaatgtaacagaaacctgtaatattggggcagcgatctgtatttacaatttatagattgaGAATATTGTCCATtgttattgttaatttcttcagCATTTTATATTGAAAACCTGTAAAACGCGATGATACCGTTCGGCTACGGACATTTGGACATGAATACTTTTGCAGCCAACAATTTGGTCATATCACGAGTTGGTATAAAGGCGAGCTATGCACCTACGGATAGTAAATTCGAATCTTAACTAAACTTATGTTGTCAATGTTGTCATGTACCTAATAATCGTAACGTCACTAGTTAGAATTTCAAGTaggaaaattaataaatgaatcATTCGTGTATTAGTTTCGTATAGAATTTCAAATGgaaatattaaaaatgatgGATTTGAAAATACCACCAATAGGCTATAGCTTTGTTTCATATAATATCTCGCCTTTGAAACATGTCTGGATTTGAGTCGAGTGATGATTCCATTATGTCAAAATGTTTTGTAGATAATCGAGACACCAGGCCTCTGGGAGTCCAGTCCCACTTCAAACATCCGCGTAGGCAGTGACGAGCGACGGCAGCAGGAGTCCTCTTGCTACGACTACACGTGTACCATCTAAGCACGGTTTCAGTAACATCCTGTATATTTAACGTAGTactattaataaaatgaatggtTTTTTTACCAAAAGGTCACTTTAGCTCACAAAGATTTTAATGTAcatttattttgctataatggGATTAAATATGGATTTTATCACATATACCTATATCTACTTTATCATTATCAACGGTTTAGGAATTCTgttgaatttttttaataacaagtCACACACGttggaatgcacttattttgcGACAAAAGTCACATGTATGACTTGTGTTCATATAAAGTTGTTCTTAGAGCCTATAATAGCTGACGACTTGTGaagtcttagagcatttagtaactcgagacgccttgtctgtctatttctgtacaaaaaagtctgccgatttttgcggtagaggggcacatcaaatgtatggctatttgcacgtaacgtacaaatagccatgtcagataaacgtcagtccatacaaaagtttgcacaattgtgcaaggttttcggcggaggggtaagctcttaaaggcgactccagttattaaatgctctaagtgtGAAGTACATCGCTTGCATTACGTGCCCTACCTACTCATCATATAGGTACCTTCTCACGGTCTCCTAGCCTGGCTGGCAGAGTAACCCTACCTAGGAAGCAGGAGTGTGTGGGGAGTGGGgagtgtgtgtttgtgtgtctGTTTGCGTGCGCGTGCGTGTGCCTGTGCGTGTGCTGTACCTAAATATTGCGTAATTAACATAGTGAAAAAAAGAGGGGTAGGTACTCTATCTCGCGGGCGATATACTGTCGCGCCCGCcctgtgctaggcctactgATTTTGGTTCTTTGGCTCTGCGGGTTCAGGTTCTTCTATCACTCTCACAGAGCATAAGGGTGAGCGAGATGGCTGTCATGTTTttgaatattatatttttgtatgtttttatcaaaaaaaagtaatctaTATATTCTAAATAAGTATGAGTTCgatcaaaaataaatttgtgcATTTTTAGAAacacttcatatttttttgcttttatgCAAAtctataaatttttaatttgcgtattagatatatcTGGATATAATATATGTTCGTGACTTTTTTCTATTGAGCGAAAGTCAGGAAATCAGGTTTTAAATATTTGGCCaccgtattgtgatctaaaaaagcgccACGATTTTTCAGAAACTGCTGGCTGAACCTACTGCACCGTAACACAAATATATACACCTcctatttaaacattttttttatcaagctGATACCGTCTTCAAGCAATATTAAAAAATTTCTAGCGTTTATTAAAGAAATGATTTAGattcaaataataattaatttttgaaTCGGCCACTTAATAAATTAATGTCCTTTAACAGTCCCTAAAACCCTTGCGAAGTCGCATTCACATCCCTGGCACACTTTCATACAATTGTATACCTACGCTATACATGCGACGTCTATTTAAATAATACGTTCATGTGTGTATGCCCATACATCGCCTCTATACCAAGGACCGTCCACTTACATTAGCCTGTTCTACATTATGATGGAGTGCCCAAGACATTTCCATTTATCAAGACCCATCGGACAAATAAGCCTGCCCTCAATGGCCCAAGATGGAGCCCTGCTAATGAGTGGCGATCGCTCAACAACTTGTACAAACGTTGACAAATATATAGAGGAAGCTTTTCAAATGATTTATATGAGATAGACACGATTTTTGAGGTTGAATGCGGCAAGCACTTGGGCGAGAAATCAGAATGATGAACGCGCGAGATTAATGTTGATGTGTGAGATACGATGCcgaatatacttacctaatggCAAATGgcttacagtaaaaatattagcATTGACGGTCAAATTACGTTTTTAAGTTAGAGTTCTCAGAGAGTCTGCAGCGAtgttgatagcctacgcagtgcaagtgttatttacacgtcataatttcatgtaagtttgacgtttaaaatgacacttgcactgcgtgggctatcaaaatcactgcagacttttctcggtctgactctataaaACTTGATGTAAGATTTCACTCCATAACAAGCAATTAATAAGTACCGAACCGTAAATACCTATTTTGATTGGACCAAGTTTACTTTGCACAGATTTTGCAATGATAAAGTGTGGAGTCACTATAAATTTCATTTCAATTGCAggtgagcgttttccaaaaaaagtgtaggtacatttcattcatgtcttcaaaatattgacttcttgggctcattttactcagaataatttgtacattcacgTCGCATACATGCAAAAATGTGTCCAAAGATTTCCTTAACAGATCGTCACATTcttgtatgatttttttttgtatgaacgtgacgcactggaacaaaaaatttcatacaaaattttgggaaatgtacactttttttggaaaacgctcacgTCACAAAGACATCTGtctaccagggatgttgcgcatgttgcatccgcggaacatccgcattattttcaacacccgcatccgcataaaatcgatgcggagctaaTGCGggtgcggatgtcgaacaagtctgtacaggaacgtcttagcggcggcgtaagtgctaggtaatttcgtcatttcATTACCTATAatgaaatcgtctagatccagaaaagtcggccaagttactgtttattaaatatattgcaCCTATAttctttcgttttttttaaataaaaatgactaaaaatgtaatatttgacgttttttaagtacctacgtaatcttgaaatccgcatccgcggatgtgagcctttaaatatccgcatccgcggatgtcaaaaaatctgcatccgcaacatccctgctgcCTCACCCAGTACGACTCAAACTCATTTGTAATAACCACACTAATAAATTCCAAATTAAAACTGTTTTTCAATGGCTGTTACAATGGCAAATAGCTagaggtacctatatatacttactttaaTATCGACTTATTTTAGGCACAGACATAGCTAATGcgaa carries:
- the LOC134804074 gene encoding ras-related protein Rab-18-B isoform X1; protein product: MDYVTALKILVIGESGVGKSSIILAFTTGDYNASFPATIGVDYKCKIMEVNGVKVKLGIWDTAGQERYRTLTSSFYREAHGAILVYDVSEPKTLAKLKEWVEELQVYSTKKNIVCLVVGNKIDKARQVTREAGQEFAQKHRMLFIESSAKTQEGINLAFEELVQKIIETPGLWESSPTSNIRVGSDERRQQESSCYDYTCTI
- the LOC134804074 gene encoding ras-related protein Rab-18A isoform X2 gives rise to the protein MEVNGVKVKLGIWDTAGQERYRTLTSSFYREAHGAILVYDVSEPKTLAKLKEWVEELQVYSTKKNIVCLVVGNKIDKARQVTREAGQEFAQKHRMLFIESSAKTQEGINLAFEELVQKIIETPGLWESSPTSNIRVGSDERRQQESSCYDYTCTI